From a single Gammaproteobacteria bacterium genomic region:
- a CDS encoding peroxidase, translating to MARLPSLPEKADLADVFRRFPLGVKSLCEYTDDLLRGPSPFTVGEREFIAAYVSGINACNYCHGAHSIIAELHGIDANLLENVLNDPSGAGVEPKMLPVLDYVRKLTETPARLTDADAQRVFDAGWSEEALYHAISVCAIFNFMNRIVEGCGVESNPIIRDAQKERHAAMRDEPRPYTLFARTIGAFD from the coding sequence GTGGCCCGCCTGCCCTCCCTGCCCGAGAAGGCCGACCTGGCCGATGTGTTCCGCCGCTTCCCGCTGGGCGTCAAGTCGCTTTGCGAATACACCGACGACCTGCTGCGCGGACCCTCGCCGTTCACCGTGGGCGAGCGCGAATTCATTGCCGCCTACGTGTCCGGCATCAACGCCTGCAATTATTGCCATGGCGCCCACAGCATCATCGCGGAGCTGCACGGCATTGACGCGAACTTGCTCGAGAACGTGCTGAACGATCCTTCAGGCGCCGGGGTGGAGCCGAAGATGCTGCCGGTGCTCGATTACGTTCGCAAGCTCACGGAAACCCCCGCGCGGCTGACCGATGCCGACGCGCAACGGGTCTTCGACGCCGGCTGGAGCGAGGAAGCGCTGTATCACGCGATCTCGGTGTGCGCGATCTTCAACTTCATGAACCGCATCGTCGAGGGCTGCGGAGTCGAATCCAATCCGATCATCCGCGACGCCCAGAAGGAACGGCACGCCGCCATGCGCGACGAACCGCGCCCCTACACGCTGTTCGCACGCACCATCGGCGCCTTCGACTGA
- a CDS encoding cytochrome c, whose product MPNITPHPEDGIGDWTFEDFARSLTEGLDPEGRHYFPVYPYPFYTHMTSQDIVDLWEAVKSVPPVAGRAPGHRLRLFYRMRGAVGGWKSRFLKRGELTPVEGKPDQWNRGRYLAEGPAHCGACHTPRGAMGGRDLSRRYQGGVEKVGSNGPDITTATLEANGWTEGDLAWSLRSGIMPDGDAFGSSMSELVQHGSRYLSNADLAAIANYFFDQPPPQ is encoded by the coding sequence GTGCCCAATATCACGCCGCACCCCGAGGACGGCATCGGCGACTGGACATTCGAGGACTTCGCGCGTTCCCTGACCGAAGGCCTGGACCCCGAAGGCAGGCATTATTTTCCGGTCTATCCCTACCCGTTCTACACGCACATGACGAGCCAGGACATCGTGGACCTCTGGGAAGCGGTGAAGTCCGTTCCGCCCGTGGCCGGCCGTGCTCCCGGTCACAGGCTCAGGCTGTTCTATCGGATGCGCGGAGCGGTCGGCGGCTGGAAGAGCCGGTTCCTCAAGCGCGGCGAACTGACTCCGGTTGAAGGCAAGCCGGACCAATGGAACCGCGGCCGTTACCTGGCGGAGGGCCCGGCGCATTGCGGCGCCTGCCACACGCCTCGCGGCGCCATGGGTGGGCGCGACCTGTCCCGCCGCTACCAGGGGGGCGTGGAGAAAGTCGGCTCGAACGGGCCGGACATCACGACCGCCACGCTCGAGGCGAACGGCTGGACCGAAGGCGACCTGGCCTGGTCGCTGCGCAGCGGGATCATGCCGGACGGCGATGCCTTCGGCAGCTCCATGTCGGAGCTGGTGCAGCACGGATCGCGTTACCTGAGCAACGCCGACCTCGCGGCCATCGCAAACTACTTCTTCGACCAGCCCCCGCCGCAGTAA
- a CDS encoding SDR family oxidoreductase, with translation MDFLNDTAGHGQPGRLAGKRVLITGATSGIGRGCAMHMAEEGARLIFTGRNEEGAAETLRMVREVAPEAEIEFVRQDVTLEADWTRLYDRVREVWGAMDVLFSNAGDAKLGPLEDVTREDLDFLYKVNVEGQFIGLRDGLPLMAPGGSIIVMSSRAGLRGFPHGTAYTSAKGALTALTKVVAAEAAALGTGIRVNSVHPGLVWTESVERVLKGRVEELRPKMEATVPIHKIGHPRDVGDLVCYLSSDDSRHITGAELSIDGGMAAQ, from the coding sequence ATGGATTTCCTGAACGACACGGCCGGGCACGGCCAACCCGGCCGGCTGGCCGGCAAGCGGGTGCTCATTACCGGCGCCACATCCGGGATCGGCCGCGGCTGCGCCATGCACATGGCCGAGGAAGGCGCGCGCCTGATCTTTACCGGCCGCAACGAGGAGGGGGCGGCCGAGACCTTGCGCATGGTCCGGGAGGTAGCGCCCGAAGCCGAAATCGAATTCGTCCGCCAGGACGTCACCCTGGAAGCGGACTGGACGCGCCTTTACGACCGGGTGCGCGAGGTCTGGGGCGCAATGGACGTGCTGTTCAGCAATGCCGGCGACGCAAAGCTGGGACCGCTGGAAGACGTGACGCGCGAGGACCTGGACTTCCTTTACAAGGTCAACGTGGAAGGCCAGTTCATCGGCCTTCGCGACGGCCTGCCGCTGATGGCGCCGGGCGGAAGCATCATCGTCATGTCGTCGCGTGCCGGGCTGCGCGGTTTTCCGCATGGAACGGCCTACACGTCGGCCAAGGGCGCGCTGACCGCGTTGACCAAGGTCGTCGCGGCCGAAGCCGCTGCACTGGGCACCGGGATACGGGTAAACTCGGTGCATCCGGGTCTCGTCTGGACGGAAAGCGTGGAACGCGTGCTGAAGGGGCGCGTAGAGGAGTTGCGTCCCAAAATGGAAGCCACCGTGCCGATCCACAAGATCGGGCATCCGCGCGACGTCGGCGACCTGGTCTGCTACCTGTCCAGCGACGATTCCCGCCACATTACGGGGGCCGAACTGTCCATAGACGGGGGAATGGCGGCTCAATAG
- a CDS encoding class I SAM-dependent methyltransferase, translating into MPLMEVDTSQALKRENATILPELASREDESYLDFVESLRSFVLDGMQFDQQLATRTAHLEDTSEQPAERLEKVREIAKDMPIASVRDRLMRSQQEMKWRRIVSSLDARRDIHLDRLKSAEGRGPARLELHPDFEPPEYANVHFHLQPDGYHKDPLAGFRYHYGTKVFFVGDNDKDQLHASLVNNHLPLPADGRVERILDLACSVGQSTTALKQRFPQADVTGIDHSEPMLRCAHHRAVKLGIDVCFSQRLVENTGYDDDSFDIVFSFILFHEIPMRIIRETLAEVRRVLRPGGMFAVYDFMMASGMTPAQLYHRHFDSRNNGEAYGDDFCYTDFDGLLKEFGFVEAAPGKHLGTTQVWYATPAL; encoded by the coding sequence ATGCCTTTGATGGAAGTCGATACCAGCCAGGCGCTGAAGCGGGAAAACGCCACCATCCTGCCCGAACTTGCCAGCCGCGAGGACGAAAGTTACCTGGATTTCGTCGAAAGCCTGCGCTCGTTCGTGCTGGACGGCATGCAATTCGACCAGCAACTCGCGACCCGCACGGCACATCTGGAGGACACCTCGGAACAGCCGGCGGAACGGCTCGAGAAAGTGCGCGAGATCGCGAAAGACATGCCGATTGCCAGCGTACGCGACCGCCTGATGCGCTCGCAGCAGGAGATGAAATGGCGGCGCATCGTGAGCTCGCTGGATGCGCGCCGCGACATACACCTCGACCGGCTCAAGTCCGCCGAGGGGCGCGGCCCGGCCCGGCTGGAACTGCACCCGGACTTCGAGCCACCGGAATACGCCAACGTGCATTTCCACCTGCAGCCGGACGGATACCACAAGGACCCGCTGGCGGGATTCCGCTATCACTACGGGACCAAGGTCTTCTTCGTCGGCGACAACGACAAGGACCAGTTGCACGCCTCGCTGGTGAACAACCACCTGCCGCTGCCGGCGGACGGCCGCGTCGAGCGGATTCTCGACCTGGCCTGCTCGGTCGGGCAAAGCACCACGGCCCTGAAGCAGAGGTTCCCGCAGGCGGACGTGACCGGCATCGACCACTCCGAGCCGATGCTGCGCTGCGCCCACCACCGCGCCGTGAAGCTGGGCATCGACGTGTGCTTTTCCCAGCGGCTGGTCGAAAACACCGGCTATGACGACGACAGCTTCGACATCGTCTTCTCCTTCATCCTGTTCCACGAGATTCCCATGCGGATCATTCGCGAGACCCTGGCGGAAGTACGCCGGGTGCTGCGGCCGGGCGGGATGTTCGCGGTCTACGACTTCATGATGGCCAGCGGCATGACGCCGGCCCAGCTCTACCACCGTCATTTCGATTCGCGCAACAACGGCGAAGCCTACGGCGATGACTTCTGCTACACGGATTTCGACGGACTGCTGAAGGAGTTCGGCTTCGTCGAGGCGGCGCCCGGCAAGCACCTGGGCACGACCCAGGTCTGGTACGCGACCCCCGCCCTGTGA
- a CDS encoding cytochrome c codes for MKRKLLGCLAVAVGGFAVAGAIADEHITGVAKERHDLMEGLAGAIGPMADMVRGIQPYDADRMRELAETIANSGGDTLTSLFPEGSYDPAGEALPAIWEDWDRFVMLAGNLVDAANAMAEAADNPPGPPSAGPPDPAAGGGEPQAMDAGMALVQLGMSCGACHDDFRKEDDS; via the coding sequence ATGAAACGGAAGTTGCTGGGTTGTCTGGCGGTCGCCGTGGGCGGATTCGCCGTGGCGGGAGCCATTGCCGACGAACACATCACCGGCGTTGCCAAGGAGCGCCACGATCTGATGGAAGGACTGGCCGGGGCGATCGGGCCGATGGCCGACATGGTCCGCGGCATTCAGCCATACGATGCGGACAGGATGCGCGAACTGGCTGAAACGATCGCCAATTCGGGAGGCGACACGCTGACTTCCCTGTTCCCCGAAGGCAGCTATGACCCCGCCGGCGAAGCCCTGCCGGCGATCTGGGAGGACTGGGACCGATTCGTGATGCTGGCGGGGAACCTAGTCGACGCGGCCAACGCGATGGCGGAAGCCGCCGACAATCCTCCGGGGCCGCCGAGCGCCGGGCCGCCTGATCCCGCGGCCGGAGGCGGCGAGCCTCAGGCCATGGATGCCGGCATGGCCCTGGTCCAACTCGGCATGAGTTGCGGCGCCTGCCACGACGACTTCCGCAAGGAGGACGATAGCTGA
- a CDS encoding SDR family oxidoreductase has translation MSERLVNKVLLVSGAGPAVSSAIACRALDCGAEAVLVAHDPGSRDAAESALAGTGAQLVAHNRAEPGAWPKLYDRLESESRLPDVLVNGCYAHHAGTLAETSLEQFSQALQSNLTAAFFGTQTAVVRLRAAGRKGAIINMSSVFADRALAGTAAYAASAGGIRSLSKSAALACAEAGDGIHIHTVLTGHYEGGPDLPAGGDPLLDGRISVGEVAALVVQLAGDGATYTHGSAVTLDGGLWIS, from the coding sequence ATGTCCGAGCGTCTCGTTAACAAAGTCTTGCTCGTCAGCGGGGCGGGCCCAGCGGTCTCTTCCGCCATTGCATGCCGCGCACTGGATTGCGGCGCCGAGGCCGTTCTGGTCGCCCACGACCCCGGCTCCCGGGACGCCGCCGAATCGGCCCTTGCCGGAACCGGAGCGCAGCTGGTAGCGCACAATCGCGCCGAACCGGGCGCTTGGCCCAAGCTCTACGACCGACTGGAATCGGAGTCGCGGCTGCCCGATGTACTGGTGAACGGTTGTTACGCACATCATGCCGGCACATTGGCCGAGACCTCACTCGAGCAGTTCAGCCAGGCGCTGCAGAGCAACCTGACCGCCGCCTTTTTCGGAACCCAGACCGCCGTGGTGCGCTTGCGGGCGGCGGGCCGCAAGGGCGCGATCATCAACATGAGTTCGGTCTTTGCGGACCGCGCCCTGGCCGGCACAGCCGCTTATGCCGCCAGCGCCGGCGGCATCCGATCGCTCAGCAAGTCGGCGGCGCTGGCCTGCGCCGAGGCCGGCGACGGCATTCATATACACACCGTGTTGACCGGGCACTACGAAGGCGGACCGGACCTGCCGGCCGGCGGAGACCCGTTGCTTGACGGCAGGATCAGCGTCGGGGAAGTCGCGGCCCTGGTGGTCCAGCTGGCGGGCGACGGCGCCACCTATACGCACGGCTCGGCCGTCACGCTGGACGGAGGCTTATGGATTTCCTGA